The following are encoded in a window of Acetobacteroides hydrogenigenes genomic DNA:
- a CDS encoding flavodoxin domain-containing protein gives MEQNAKNVAVIYSSKHGTTEKVAKQVAQFLSMNATLINLKEVKQPNLASFDCIVIGGSIYAGKVQPKVAEFCTRYMETLLQKKVVLYLCAMNHKEYDIELRNAYPEALRNHAVAASVVGGEFLFEKMNFIERFLVRKISGVNSSISKLDDEKIEALAKAVME, from the coding sequence ATGGAACAAAATGCCAAGAACGTTGCGGTAATCTACTCATCGAAGCATGGAACTACCGAAAAGGTTGCCAAGCAAGTAGCACAGTTTCTGAGTATGAATGCTACGCTAATCAATTTAAAGGAGGTTAAGCAGCCCAACCTAGCGTCGTTTGATTGCATTGTTATTGGGGGATCGATCTATGCAGGGAAGGTACAACCCAAGGTGGCCGAATTCTGCACTCGCTACATGGAGACTTTGCTTCAGAAAAAGGTAGTTCTATACCTATGTGCGATGAACCATAAAGAGTATGATATAGAGTTGCGTAATGCTTATCCTGAAGCACTTCGGAACCATGCCGTAGCGGCAAGTGTGGTTGGTGGAGAATTCCTTTTCGAGAAGATGAATTTTATTGAACGCTTCTTGGTTAGAAAGATATCAGGAGTAAACTCTTCCATCTCGAAACTTGACGATGAAAAGATTGAAGCACTTGCTAAAGCAGTGATGGAGTAG
- a CDS encoding TetR/AcrR family transcriptional regulator, whose translation MKSKRLYYTDKIAEVFHKQKTANVKVEEIAQEIGITKKTLYNYFESKKEMIESVVDYISRRKMQEIKQGLGEQTSPIDALVYIAKTMFSTSKALCNFDEPQVNYANSPVIKNIFKERRNELLDIVNFHFNKGVYLGFFEADLDVELASRYYIFQLENLFARKETISEMMISDQRLLQVLYYYMKGNCTPKGLEHLRESFDIRVTAS comes from the coding sequence ATGAAATCAAAAAGACTTTACTACACAGACAAAATTGCAGAGGTTTTCCACAAGCAGAAAACCGCAAACGTTAAGGTTGAAGAGATAGCACAAGAAATAGGGATAACGAAAAAGACACTTTACAACTACTTCGAAAGCAAAAAGGAAATGATCGAAAGCGTTGTAGACTATATCTCTAGAAGAAAGATGCAAGAAATAAAACAAGGACTAGGAGAACAAACATCTCCTATAGATGCACTTGTATATATTGCCAAAACAATGTTCAGCACATCGAAAGCTCTATGCAACTTCGACGAGCCACAAGTTAACTATGCAAATTCGCCTGTTATTAAAAACATCTTCAAGGAAAGGCGCAACGAACTCCTTGATATTGTGAACTTCCATTTCAACAAGGGGGTATACCTTGGCTTCTTCGAAGCAGACCTAGATGTAGAACTTGCCAGCCGATACTACATCTTTCAACTCGAAAACCTATTCGCACGAAAAGAGACCATCTCAGAAATGATGATAAGCGACCAACGGCTTCTGCAAGTTTTGTACTACTATATGAAGGGTAATTGCACCCCAAAAGGATTAGAGCACTTGAGAGAATCGTTCGACATACGGGTAACGGCAAGTTAA
- the nadD gene encoding nicotinate (nicotinamide) nucleotide adenylyltransferase, which produces MFIGLYFGSFNPVHNGHLQIAGEMLCQVGFDELWFVVSPHNPLKEAANLASNFDRLAMLQLALSEVSLPIRVSDVEFNLPTPSYTYKTLEVLAKSHPDDRFALIMGSDNLAVIEKWREYEHILEKYPIYFYPRKGDDAEGLVSAYGAQKVDALLLDISSTQVRQMVLQSQPIDHLVPLSVAAYIRDKGLYAE; this is translated from the coding sequence ATGTTTATCGGGCTTTACTTTGGGTCGTTTAATCCTGTTCACAATGGGCATCTTCAGATTGCAGGGGAAATGCTTTGCCAGGTGGGGTTCGATGAACTTTGGTTTGTGGTAAGCCCTCATAATCCACTAAAAGAAGCGGCTAACCTTGCTTCGAATTTTGACAGGCTGGCTATGCTGCAACTTGCCCTTTCCGAGGTTAGCCTTCCTATTAGGGTTTCCGATGTGGAGTTTAATCTTCCAACCCCTTCGTACACCTACAAAACGCTAGAGGTGCTTGCAAAGAGCCATCCCGATGACCGTTTTGCGCTAATTATGGGAAGCGACAACCTTGCTGTTATTGAGAAGTGGAGGGAGTACGAGCATATTCTTGAGAAGTATCCTATTTACTTCTATCCCCGTAAGGGTGACGATGCGGAGGGACTAGTTTCTGCCTATGGAGCTCAAAAGGTTGATGCGTTGTTGCTCGATATATCATCAACGCAGGTACGCCAAATGGTACTGCAATCTCAGCCTATCGATCATTTGGTGCCTTTGTCTGTGGCTGCGTATATTCGAGATAAAGGCCTATACGCAGAGTGA
- the gmk gene encoding guanylate kinase — MIIFSAPSGAGKTTIVKHLLSKFPQFEFSISATSRKMRDGEQHGKDYFFLSVDDFKRRIANDEFVEWEEVYADNFYGTLKSELERIWAKGNVVIFDVDVKGGVNLKRMFPDNSLSLFVMPPSVEELRNRLVGRGTDSAEAIERRVAKAQEELSYSSKFDVVVVNDNLEDAKSKAEDAIASFLR, encoded by the coding sequence ATGATAATTTTCTCAGCTCCATCGGGGGCTGGGAAAACTACTATAGTTAAGCACTTACTCTCTAAGTTCCCTCAATTCGAATTCTCTATTTCGGCAACTTCTCGTAAAATGCGCGATGGCGAACAGCATGGAAAAGATTATTTCTTTCTTTCGGTTGATGATTTTAAACGCCGCATTGCTAACGATGAATTTGTGGAGTGGGAAGAGGTGTACGCCGATAACTTTTATGGGACGCTAAAGTCTGAACTCGAAAGAATATGGGCTAAGGGGAATGTTGTAATCTTTGATGTTGATGTAAAGGGTGGGGTCAATCTAAAAAGGATGTTTCCCGATAATTCTCTTTCGCTGTTTGTAATGCCTCCTTCGGTAGAAGAGCTTCGCAATAGGTTAGTTGGACGCGGAACAGATAGCGCAGAAGCCATCGAACGTCGAGTTGCTAAGGCTCAAGAAGAACTCTCATATTCCAGCAAGTTTGATGTTGTTGTGGTTAATGACAACCTCGAAGATGCTAAGAGCAAGGCAGAAGATGCTATCGCTTCATTTTTAAGATAG
- a CDS encoding histone H1, translating to MQELLNQIKEQIALYSENAEAYSTKNSKAAGARARKATLELTKLFKEFRKLSIEDSKK from the coding sequence ATGCAAGAATTACTTAACCAAATCAAGGAGCAAATTGCACTTTACTCTGAAAACGCAGAGGCTTATTCTACTAAGAACAGCAAGGCTGCAGGTGCTCGCGCAAGAAAAGCTACTTTAGAGCTTACTAAACTTTTCAAGGAGTTCAGAAAGCTTTCGATCGAAGATTCGAAGAAGTAA
- a CDS encoding M28 family metallopeptidase gives MGKRIMLAAFVAAISACSAYAQSKSADSLRCWMKALSSDEMKGRRCFSAELDKAALWISEKYKENGVVPLKGKSDYFQEYGPYEENKMQKNVVGYIPAREKSKGYGSFILLSAHYDHIGVEEGSTGDIVYNGADDDASGIVMLLGIAKEIKDRKLFPDCAIVLVAYSGEEIGLEGSRAFCESKLLPFSKARININFEMVGHSTQFGKHKFYITGQKESKFGDFLNQYNRKQEWKLVDLGDEGDYLYTLADNYSFVAFVNNDKVHIPAHTLATSTGEEHMHTVKDEWQYVDYDNLQSLVRYMANLVVSLSKSNVRLSKYAKGSASTKY, from the coding sequence ATGGGAAAACGTATTATGTTGGCAGCCTTTGTTGCTGCTATCAGCGCCTGCTCGGCATACGCGCAGAGCAAGAGTGCCGATTCTTTAAGATGCTGGATGAAGGCTCTTTCATCTGATGAAATGAAGGGAAGAAGATGCTTTTCTGCCGAGCTGGATAAGGCTGCGCTTTGGATTTCGGAGAAGTATAAGGAAAACGGAGTTGTTCCTTTGAAAGGGAAGAGCGATTACTTTCAGGAGTATGGCCCTTACGAAGAGAATAAGATGCAAAAGAACGTGGTCGGCTATATTCCCGCTCGGGAAAAGTCTAAGGGTTATGGCTCCTTTATTCTTCTCTCGGCCCATTACGACCATATTGGTGTCGAAGAAGGAAGCACGGGCGACATCGTTTATAATGGGGCCGATGACGATGCTTCTGGAATTGTAATGCTACTTGGAATTGCCAAGGAGATTAAAGATCGGAAGCTCTTCCCCGATTGTGCAATCGTCCTAGTTGCCTATAGCGGAGAGGAGATTGGGCTCGAAGGCTCAAGAGCTTTTTGTGAAAGCAAGCTTTTACCCTTTAGCAAGGCCCGAATTAACATTAACTTCGAGATGGTTGGCCATTCCACTCAGTTTGGTAAGCATAAGTTCTACATTACTGGACAAAAGGAGTCTAAATTTGGCGATTTCCTTAACCAGTATAACCGTAAGCAGGAGTGGAAGCTCGTTGATTTAGGAGATGAGGGCGATTACCTGTACACCTTAGCCGATAACTACTCGTTTGTAGCCTTTGTAAACAACGATAAGGTGCATATCCCGGCACATACCCTAGCAACAAGTACGGGGGAGGAGCATATGCACACGGTTAAGGACGAATGGCAGTATGTCGATTACGATAACCTACAATCGTTGGTACGCTACATGGCGAATCTGGTTGTTAGCCTTTCGAAGAGCAACGTTAGGCTTAGCAAGTATGCGAAAGGTAGCGCATCGACCAAATATTAA
- a CDS encoding tryptophanase, which translates to MELPFAESYKIKMVEPIRRSTREERERWIKEAHYNLFNLKSEHVFIDLLTDSGTGAMSDRQWSAMMLGDESYAGASSYFKMKEAIYNILGFPYFLPTHQGRAAENVLFSVLIKEGDFIPGNSHFDTTKGHIEFRKAHAVDLTIDEAANTQLEVPFKGNIDINKLERFLKEHPVSKVPFICMTVTNNTAGGQPVSMENLCGVSKLAKKYGIPVLFDSARFAENAYFIKMREKGYADKTIKEIVKEMYQYADYMTMSSKKDAIVNMGGFIGFKDEETFQKATVFNIMYEGYVTYGGMSGRDMNALAVGLDEGTEFDTLDNRIRQVAYLGQKLDEYGIPYQRPAGGHAIFVDAKRVLPNVPREEFPAQTLGVELYLEAGIRGVEIGAILADRDPETRENRYPELELLRLAIPRRTYTNNHMDVVAAALKNVFDRRDSITRGVVITKEAPILRHFTVELEKAK; encoded by the coding sequence ATGGAACTTCCATTTGCAGAATCGTACAAAATTAAGATGGTAGAGCCTATTCGTCGTTCTACCCGCGAAGAGCGTGAGCGCTGGATTAAAGAGGCTCACTACAATTTGTTTAACCTTAAGAGCGAGCATGTTTTTATCGATTTGCTCACCGACTCGGGTACTGGCGCCATGAGCGACAGGCAGTGGAGCGCAATGATGCTTGGCGACGAAAGCTATGCAGGTGCTAGCTCTTATTTTAAGATGAAGGAGGCTATCTATAACATCCTTGGCTTCCCTTATTTTCTTCCAACCCATCAGGGACGTGCTGCCGAAAATGTTCTATTCTCGGTGCTTATTAAGGAAGGCGACTTCATTCCTGGTAACTCTCACTTCGATACCACCAAGGGGCATATCGAGTTTCGTAAAGCCCATGCGGTTGATTTGACCATTGATGAGGCTGCTAACACCCAACTCGAAGTGCCATTTAAGGGGAATATCGACATAAATAAGCTAGAGCGTTTCCTTAAGGAGCATCCGGTAAGCAAGGTGCCATTCATTTGTATGACCGTTACCAACAACACAGCTGGAGGTCAACCCGTATCAATGGAGAATCTTTGTGGCGTTAGCAAGCTCGCCAAGAAGTATGGCATTCCTGTTCTATTCGACTCTGCTCGCTTTGCCGAGAATGCCTACTTTATTAAGATGCGCGAGAAAGGCTATGCCGATAAGACCATTAAGGAGATTGTAAAGGAGATGTACCAGTACGCCGACTACATGACGATGAGCTCTAAGAAGGATGCCATTGTTAACATGGGTGGCTTCATAGGATTTAAGGATGAAGAAACCTTTCAGAAGGCAACTGTTTTCAATATCATGTACGAAGGCTATGTAACCTACGGTGGAATGAGCGGTAGGGATATGAATGCTCTTGCAGTTGGCTTAGACGAGGGCACCGAATTCGATACGCTCGATAATCGTATTCGTCAGGTTGCATATCTTGGTCAAAAGCTCGATGAGTATGGAATACCATACCAACGTCCAGCTGGTGGTCATGCCATATTTGTAGATGCAAAGAGGGTTCTTCCAAACGTGCCTCGCGAGGAGTTCCCTGCTCAGACATTAGGTGTAGAGCTATATCTCGAAGCAGGAATCAGAGGCGTTGAAATTGGTGCAATACTTGCCGACCGCGATCCTGAAACCCGAGAAAATCGCTATCCCGAACTAGAGCTGCTTCGCCTTGCTATTCCACGTCGCACCTACACCAACAACCACATGGATGTTGTTGCTGCAGCGCTGAAAAACGTGTTTGATAGGCGCGATAGCATTACCCGTGGTGTTGTAATAACCAAGGAGGCTCCAATTCTTAGGCATTTTACAGTAGAGTTGGAGAAAGCAAAGTAG
- a CDS encoding 2'-5' RNA ligase family protein — MNEKKLYFIAIIPNLELRDKIQKIKEEVSMRYKAKHALKLPPHITLQMPFKKDESIERALVQELAQFAAEQPPFNVDLLGFGCFAPRVLYIKVVNHAPITELQAKLEKTLEEKVNFDPKEITKEVHPHVTLATRDLTSHKFHLAWDKYKEQAFNNTFTVNSIFLLKHNGKCWDIYREFCFNA, encoded by the coding sequence ATGAACGAAAAAAAGCTCTACTTTATTGCCATTATTCCTAATCTGGAGCTAAGAGATAAAATTCAGAAAATTAAGGAAGAGGTAAGCATGCGCTATAAAGCCAAGCATGCGCTAAAATTGCCGCCTCATATAACCCTCCAAATGCCTTTTAAAAAGGACGAAAGCATAGAGCGAGCACTGGTTCAAGAGTTAGCCCAATTTGCAGCAGAACAGCCCCCCTTTAACGTTGATCTTTTGGGATTCGGCTGCTTCGCACCCCGTGTTTTATACATAAAAGTTGTAAACCACGCCCCCATTACCGAACTTCAGGCAAAGCTCGAAAAAACACTCGAAGAAAAGGTGAATTTCGACCCCAAGGAGATAACAAAAGAAGTACATCCACACGTCACACTTGCTACACGCGATTTAACATCACATAAGTTCCATTTGGCGTGGGATAAATATAAAGAGCAGGCATTTAACAATACTTTTACGGTTAATAGCATTTTCCTACTAAAGCATAATGGGAAATGCTGGGATATCTACCGGGAGTTTTGCTTTAATGCATAA
- a CDS encoding YicC/YloC family endoribonuclease gives MVRSMTGYGKAEQEIQGKKITVEIRSLNSKQLDLNVKLPMSYREYELELRAEIAKKLVRGKSDLFVFVETVKEEAPATINKEVFGCYYDQIKQVSEQLGISLANEPVVQTILRMPDVLHVERQEVTEEEVAALKQSVQGALRELEKFRAQEGAALIADILHRVEKIENLVTTIEPFEKGRIDVIKNRIASNLAEFVPQAIIDQNRFEQELIFYVEKLDITEEKVRLRNHCKYFREICDAEEAPGRKLGFVAQEMGREINTLGSKANDADIQKMVVQMKDELEKIKEQVLNIL, from the coding sequence ATGGTAAGATCAATGACCGGCTATGGCAAAGCCGAACAAGAAATACAAGGGAAAAAGATTACTGTAGAGATTCGCTCGCTAAATAGTAAGCAGCTCGATTTGAATGTTAAGCTGCCGATGTCGTATCGCGAGTACGAGTTGGAACTTCGTGCAGAGATTGCCAAAAAGTTGGTAAGAGGGAAGTCCGATCTTTTTGTTTTTGTTGAAACAGTAAAGGAAGAAGCGCCTGCTACCATCAACAAAGAGGTATTTGGGTGCTACTACGATCAGATAAAGCAAGTTTCAGAGCAGCTTGGAATAAGCCTTGCCAACGAGCCTGTAGTGCAAACAATACTTCGTATGCCGGATGTTCTACACGTAGAGCGTCAGGAGGTAACAGAAGAGGAGGTTGCGGCACTTAAGCAATCAGTTCAGGGTGCTCTTAGAGAACTAGAGAAGTTTAGGGCGCAAGAGGGTGCTGCATTAATCGCCGATATCCTTCATCGAGTTGAGAAGATTGAGAACCTCGTTACGACTATTGAGCCTTTTGAAAAGGGACGAATTGATGTTATAAAGAATAGAATAGCCAGCAATTTGGCCGAGTTTGTTCCTCAGGCAATCATCGATCAAAACCGATTCGAACAAGAGTTGATCTTCTACGTTGAAAAACTTGACATTACAGAAGAGAAGGTTCGCCTTCGTAACCATTGTAAGTACTTCCGCGAGATATGTGATGCAGAAGAAGCACCCGGACGTAAGTTGGGCTTTGTTGCTCAGGAAATGGGCCGCGAGATTAACACGCTAGGGTCGAAGGCTAACGATGCCGACATTCAGAAGATGGTGGTTCAGATGAAAGATGAACTTGAAAAGATCAAGGAACAGGTTCTGAATATTCTATAA
- a CDS encoding toxin-antitoxin system YwqK family antitoxin: MKITSIICSLLLIICSCNKPHSTLTINGVKFDVEGTMEKGIAKCYYKNGTLKAYAEVSDSMLNGKYVEYYDNGKIKREYNHKNGQVDGPSRMYYKTGKLFEKGLFKDGYSVGTTIRYSFDGSKIAEIEYQNNEMVSLTEYHKGNPVKYRFNIKVHDNSMVSRSTYYFSVSPEPKMVKYYVKSEGRALLLNGDSYTLFKEPGQKFDFVVKGVSQYGIPFKLTARK; encoded by the coding sequence ATGAAGATTACCTCTATCATTTGTAGCCTACTCCTAATCATTTGCAGCTGCAACAAGCCTCATAGTACCCTTACTATTAATGGGGTTAAGTTCGACGTTGAAGGAACAATGGAAAAGGGCATCGCGAAATGCTACTACAAGAACGGAACGCTTAAGGCCTATGCCGAAGTCTCCGACAGCATGCTCAATGGTAAATACGTAGAGTACTACGACAATGGTAAGATCAAAAGAGAGTACAACCATAAGAACGGACAAGTTGATGGTCCGTCCAGAATGTACTACAAAACAGGAAAACTCTTCGAGAAAGGCCTATTTAAGGATGGATACTCAGTAGGAACAACCATCAGGTATAGTTTTGATGGATCGAAAATTGCCGAAATCGAGTACCAGAACAACGAAATGGTTAGCCTCACAGAGTATCACAAAGGGAATCCTGTTAAGTATAGGTTTAACATCAAGGTTCATGACAACAGCATGGTTTCGAGGAGCACCTACTACTTTAGCGTTTCACCAGAGCCTAAGATGGTTAAATACTACGTAAAGAGCGAGGGACGAGCCCTTCTTCTTAACGGTGACAGCTACACCCTATTTAAAGAACCAGGACAGAAATTTGATTTTGTGGTAAAGGGAGTTTCACAGTACGGCATTCCTTTTAAGCTTACAGCTAGAAAGTAG
- a CDS encoding MATE family efflux transporter, whose amino-acid sequence MKDFTEGKVSKLIFNFSIPLLLGNVFQSLYSIIDSIIVGRYLGAKALAAVGASYPIIFFIIALVIGIGGGGSIIIAQYFGAKQYDKVKRTADTINIFLLISGSVVAILGLFLAKPILQLIMLPEELLNDAALFLKIYLGGMVVSFGFNGVISTLRGVGDSKTPLYVLAVSAVANIFLDILFIGVFHWGIAGAAWATVLAQLGAFIAAVAYINRNHKIFRFAIKGMVFDREIFRHCIKIGLPSGFQQTFVALGMTALMGIVNTFGTNVIAAYSTASRIDSLAMMPAMNFSVALSTFVGQNIAGGRMTRITQGLKSTLIMSLIITAIVSLVVIIFGHSMMRMFTTNEEVVAIGGEYLTVVSIFYWMFTIMFVVNGLLRGAGATMVPMLTTLVSLWAVRVPAAFFLSKVIGEDGIWWSIPIGWVVGMLGAFIYYKTGKWKGKTVFHRSGITQAEEAMRGEIEI is encoded by the coding sequence ATGAAAGATTTTACCGAAGGTAAAGTATCAAAGCTAATATTCAACTTTTCAATTCCGCTGCTACTTGGGAATGTTTTCCAATCGTTATACAGCATTATAGATAGCATTATTGTAGGTCGATATCTTGGTGCAAAAGCCCTAGCCGCTGTTGGCGCATCGTATCCTATTATATTTTTCATTATAGCGTTGGTTATTGGAATTGGAGGTGGTGGTTCAATTATTATTGCACAATATTTTGGGGCAAAGCAGTACGATAAGGTAAAGCGGACTGCGGATACCATTAATATCTTCTTGCTTATATCCGGTTCGGTAGTCGCTATCTTAGGATTATTTCTTGCAAAACCCATTTTACAGCTAATTATGCTGCCCGAAGAGCTGCTCAACGATGCCGCGCTATTTTTAAAGATATACTTGGGCGGGATGGTTGTTTCTTTCGGTTTTAACGGCGTTATCTCAACCCTAAGAGGCGTTGGCGATTCGAAAACGCCGCTATACGTATTGGCGGTATCTGCAGTAGCAAACATTTTTCTTGATATACTATTTATTGGTGTTTTTCACTGGGGCATTGCAGGTGCGGCTTGGGCAACAGTTTTAGCTCAGCTGGGAGCCTTTATTGCTGCGGTTGCCTACATAAATCGTAACCATAAAATATTTAGGTTTGCAATAAAGGGGATGGTTTTTGACCGAGAAATTTTTCGACATTGTATAAAGATTGGTCTACCATCTGGGTTTCAACAAACCTTTGTTGCCTTAGGAATGACGGCCCTAATGGGAATCGTAAATACGTTTGGGACTAACGTTATAGCAGCATATAGTACAGCTTCTCGTATCGATTCTTTGGCAATGATGCCAGCAATGAATTTCTCGGTTGCCTTATCGACCTTTGTTGGACAAAATATTGCTGGGGGAAGGATGACCCGTATTACCCAGGGGCTTAAATCGACATTGATAATGTCGTTGATTATAACGGCAATAGTTTCGCTGGTGGTTATCATTTTTGGGCACAGCATGATGCGGATGTTTACAACAAATGAAGAGGTTGTTGCCATTGGGGGAGAGTATCTTACAGTTGTTTCCATCTTTTACTGGATGTTTACCATTATGTTTGTTGTAAATGGACTATTGCGAGGGGCCGGAGCTACAATGGTTCCAATGCTAACAACGTTGGTGTCCCTATGGGCTGTTCGCGTTCCAGCAGCCTTCTTCTTGTCGAAGGTAATAGGGGAGGATGGCATTTGGTGGTCTATCCCCATTGGATGGGTTGTGGGTATGCTTGGCGCTTTTATTTACTACAAAACGGGAAAATGGAAGGGGAAAACCGTATTCCACCGATCTGGAATTACTCAAGCCGAAGAGGCAATGAGGGGAGAAATAGAGATTTAG
- a CDS encoding TetR/AcrR family transcriptional regulator — translation MSETKEHIIDKSYELFLSHSYEAVSISDISKAIGMTKGALYHHFLNKEELFKAVVDKHLILPTVACNLDQVSLKELFDYNIRCIRELLDSYLSYSNLFTPLNFVSLFGDASRHYKGFIEKTERYVKDEEKKIVTVLENAIKRGEIRSDINVAITAYTIISLYVGLVGNLIVNSQDVDKSFSLLRSQILEFYKMLKKST, via the coding sequence ATGAGTGAAACTAAAGAGCATATAATAGATAAAAGCTACGAGCTATTCCTTTCACATAGCTACGAGGCTGTTTCTATCAGCGATATCAGCAAGGCAATTGGCATGACCAAGGGTGCACTCTATCACCATTTTTTGAATAAAGAAGAACTCTTTAAGGCAGTTGTAGATAAGCACCTTATACTACCCACGGTTGCATGCAATTTAGACCAGGTATCCCTCAAGGAACTTTTTGACTACAACATAAGATGTATACGAGAGCTACTAGATAGCTACCTATCGTATAGCAACCTATTTACTCCGTTAAACTTTGTCTCACTATTTGGAGATGCATCGCGCCATTACAAAGGATTTATCGAAAAAACGGAACGATATGTAAAGGATGAGGAAAAAAAGATAGTTACGGTACTCGAGAACGCTATAAAACGAGGGGAAATACGAAGCGACATCAATGTTGCCATTACAGCTTACACAATTATATCACTATATGTGGGCCTTGTTGGCAACCTTATTGTAAACTCGCAGGATGTCGACAAGTCGTTCTCACTTCTTCGAAGTCAAATTCTAGAATTCTATAAGATGCTTAAAAAAAGTACCTAA
- a CDS encoding DEAD/DEAH box helicase produces MKFEDYHISDQIKRNLSELGFKRPTDIQHRSIPPILKGEDVLAIAQTGTGKTAAFAIPVIDILHTSKASTRTDGIRCLVMAPTRELAIQISEVFKKLAQFTRVSTFCVFGGVEQDAQIARLEKGIDILVATPGRMFDLVSQGYIKLNKVDMLILDEADHMLDLGFVRDIQDVVKFLPRKHQTLFFSATINEYIKNIAYSLVRNPIRIQVSPKDPVAKNITHSVIFVEMDDKRFFLERVVNENPESKILVFVRTKVRAERVCSAMERVGIKTITIHGDKEQQQRNDAMAKFRIGEVKILIATDVSARGIDIPDVDYVVNYDLPDKPENYVHRVGRTGRGKQKGLAVSFCSTEERNTLKEIEAFLDKPITVKEVTRKDYVETIDFSSDGNDDWRGLLREANQMDAGKPVKAKGGSKAKAAKPKKKDKNSW; encoded by the coding sequence ATGAAGTTTGAGGATTACCACATATCCGACCAGATAAAGAGAAACCTTAGCGAGCTAGGGTTTAAAAGGCCTACCGATATCCAGCATCGCTCAATTCCTCCAATACTAAAGGGCGAAGATGTGCTTGCAATCGCACAAACTGGAACCGGAAAGACGGCAGCCTTTGCCATTCCCGTCATAGATATTCTGCATACGTCAAAAGCCTCGACCCGAACCGATGGAATTCGCTGCCTAGTGATGGCGCCTACGCGCGAGCTGGCCATTCAGATCTCCGAAGTCTTCAAAAAGCTTGCCCAGTTTACGCGGGTTTCAACCTTTTGCGTATTCGGTGGTGTTGAGCAGGATGCACAGATTGCCCGTCTCGAAAAAGGTATCGACATACTGGTTGCAACACCTGGTCGAATGTTCGATTTGGTGAGCCAAGGCTACATAAAGCTCAACAAAGTCGATATGCTGATACTGGATGAGGCAGATCACATGCTCGATTTGGGCTTTGTTCGCGACATACAGGATGTAGTTAAGTTTCTACCTCGAAAGCATCAAACGCTATTCTTCTCGGCAACCATCAACGAGTATATAAAGAACATCGCCTACTCGTTAGTTCGTAACCCAATTCGAATACAGGTTTCGCCTAAGGATCCGGTTGCAAAGAATATCACCCACTCGGTTATTTTTGTCGAGATGGACGATAAGCGATTCTTCCTAGAGCGCGTGGTAAACGAAAATCCCGAGAGCAAGATTCTTGTATTCGTTCGTACAAAGGTACGCGCCGAGCGCGTTTGCAGCGCAATGGAGAGGGTAGGCATTAAAACCATCACCATTCATGGCGATAAGGAGCAGCAGCAGCGTAACGATGCCATGGCAAAGTTCCGAATCGGCGAGGTAAAGATCCTAATTGCAACTGATGTCAGCGCTCGCGGCATCGATATCCCTGATGTCGACTACGTAGTTAACTACGACTTGCCCGATAAACCCGAAAACTACGTCCATCGCGTTGGTCGTACCGGCCGTGGTAAGCAAAAGGGGCTTGCGGTTTCGTTCTGCAGCACCGAGGAGAGGAATACCCTAAAGGAAATTGAAGCATTCTTAGATAAACCGATAACCGTTAAGGAGGTCACCCGTAAGGATTACGTCGAAACCATCGACTTCTCGAGCGATGGCAATGATGACTGGCGCGGATTGCTGCGCGAGGCTAACCAAATGGATGCTGGTAAGCCCGTAAAGGCAAAAGGAGGCTCAAAAGCAAAGGCTGCTAAGCCTAAAAAGAAGGATAAGAATAGCTGGTAA